From Clavelina lepadiformis chromosome 9, kaClaLepa1.1, whole genome shotgun sequence, the proteins below share one genomic window:
- the LOC143471354 gene encoding uncharacterized protein LOC143471354, whose product MSIAAFVILVLCYTSATTGMREVPSIIDVTALTPTALKVSFDPIENATNYRLKIVQRHNSSNLELVTTNQTSLTIQELKSNVVYSLQVQAYVPDKWGNYSEEMSARTGPSGTAVMNSISTPTFVTLFLDPVPGATKWEIEYTYTTVYGYNITSVLPSDEGPTKSIYLTVLIDLLPNTMYWVRARVQQMLNAINYTESQSPFGHYYAIKTDELSTFGRMVLLKRKYKASEAELAVIESELAQRYAVTWPSTVDRIRVLETDEDAASGGTLCHIEFFLRGRTLTPSDTNLAIDPRNLYGLQSFSFNISKGGLYDLDKLSPGEYSLASHFRSPPGCESVDRRIWIFYNDEGKSIEHVVPSGLDDLPESLQSLQFRSNGIASGGEAPFFFYKHNTIYGIKQDYLLRTCLKNSTLPIYDRTFIANGDLTPDSLKYTIVTTSAPGKMPNDPGSVIVCPIKASGNSTLVKFDVLPVKRAIKYKFSIQDDVMEISIIVVNEREIDSSDKIQIMTPVPLASNRTHYLVMEVTTRLTNFTNATSPLSVFEFFTGAPNSTSVRIIKVIDTKFSATIASTKYATGYLVTTTSNSTTRNYTIPLLSEYVITKESDDEVYDVIVYAFNCFGTSLPSEVRATKFWTFSGVTNSSFILTWVGNPEDKLYVVSSSPDTSGPRSTNGTSVTLNNLTPGITYQVNVSFVGISTKSTLLFSSNQITVPAPPTALRQTHSNLTSVRVTWDHVTGAKYYEVTINLFSAKASDPVTVVNQSDVEFFDLEVGRYYQFKVRAVNSAGKSGFAALRVETAKDTPKIKDILYHRENSTIRLAWDAAKQAVEYFVTTINLNTSAEVSYDVATTSVVLRPLLHGASYEIYVRGFYETGLSSASNIVKQTIVPGLANNVTWDSSLNGYEVTVEWDPVYGANSYDVNVFVNGSAENRSLIDNNYVVTDICGDAEYEVIIRSRNVAGLGPRKKIQFKAGLLSPESLEVTNVTSTSIEAKWNGAKCASRFELRATSDDVAPIDVSTTVRKVVAEELMPGRNYSLEVKALYTSGWSNFSQSFLQITGASNPPFLQADNVTNSSFVLSWERQATVSMYRMLFVSENESKTENFSSSQRIATLDMLHPVRWYNITLYSVSNVGSQFQLFVNKENAPEVEVLTATDPPVEVLTRDFQVTNVTITWKKDEDAVKYYVEVTSHFDDDQPVKKIYESKENELFVSDLDASARGHTITVQTVNKQGRVSAKSDEVSLHSPPASVEQIPWWLMLIAIAVGAFLLLLLIIVIVVRCRRQKKISQEYDVEERGRRRRDGLALSAVPREPSITSSSSDTQPTEENKAERSKTEEEKMKEEESEEKKKMEEVGDEVEDEGNPAVKDVKRNRNLEDTGRSLAKTNLSSGLVAKKPVMKDRPAILKVVAGDDINVELEVDAVRARNERKSSLDPVEKSETKPSGKEENCGSQPVEGTSNSGVGSSENTGTEIEKKHQGQNDADQIMSDLDMAFRMLDETTDSPTSTF is encoded by the exons TAAGTGGGGAAACTACAGCGAAGAAATGAGCGCAAGAACAG GACCATCCGGGACCGCCGTAATGAACAGCATTTCCACGCCTACATTTGTCACATTGTTCTTGGATCCAGTGCCTGGCGCCACGAAATGGGAAATCGAATATACTTATACCACCGTGTATGGATATAACATCACCAGCGTGTTGCCTTCAGATGAAGGACCAACGAAAAGCATCTATCTGACTGT TTTGATTGATTTGTTGCCGAATACAATGTACTGGGTCAGGGCAAGAGTCCAGCAAATGCTTAACGCGATAAATTACACTGAATCGCAGAGTCCTTTTGGTCACTACTACGCAATCAAAACTG ATGAGCTTTCCACTTTCGGAAGAATGGTCCTACTTAAGAGAAAGTACAAAGCGTCAGAAGCTGAGCTAGCCGTTATAGAAAGCGAACTAGCGCAAAGATACGCGGTGACTTGGCCGAGTACCGTCGACAGAATTCGTGTCCTTGAAACCGACGAGGATGCTGCCTCTGGTGGCACTTTATGTCATATTGAATTTTTTCTTAGAGGGCGAACGTTAACTCCATCCGACACAAATTTGGCAATTGATCCTAGGAATTTGTACGGCCTGCAAAGTTTCAGTTTCAACA tttcaaAAGGCGGACTCTATGACCTTGATAAATTGTCTCCCGGTGAGTATTCCTTAGCTTCCCACTTCAGATCGCCGCCGGGGTGTGAAAGCGTGGACAGACGAATTTGGATCTTTTACAATGATGAAGGAAAATCAATCGAACATGTTGTACCCTCGGGATTAGATGATCTTCCGGAATCATTGCAATCACTTCAATTCCGATCCAATG GAATAGCCAGTGGGGGTGAAGCTCCGTTCTTCTTTTACAAACATAACACCATTTATGGAATCAAGCAAGATTACTTGTTAAGAACGTGTCTTAAAAATTCAACTTTACCAATATACGACCGCACGTTCATTGCAAACGGCGATTTGACGCCGGATTCATTAAAGTATACCATTGTAACCACATCAG CTCCAGGAAAAATGCCAAACGACCCAGGATCAGTGATTGTGTGCCCGATCAAGGCGAGCGGAAACTCTACTCTAGTCAAGTTTGACGTACTTCCGGTAAAGAGGGCCATCAAATACAAGTTTTCAATTCAAGATGACGTCATGGAAATTTCCATAATTGTCGTAAACGAGCGGGAAATTGACAGTTCTGACAAAATCCag ATTATGACGCCGGTACCTCTTGCTAGCAACAGAACTCACTACTTGGTGATGGAAGTAACAACGAGGTTGACAAATTTCACCAATGCAACCAGCCCTTTATctgtttttgagttttttacgg GCGCTCCAAATTCCACTTCTGTGCGAATAATCAAAGTGATAGATACAAAATTTTCCGCGACCATAGCATCAACTAAATACGCAACTGGGTACCTCGTGACTACCACCAGCAACTCTACCACAAGAAATTACACAATTCCACTGCTGAGTGAATATGTTATAACAAAGGAAAGCGATGACGaagtttatgacgtaattgtgTATGCTTTTAACTGTTTTGGAACGAGTTTGCCTTCTGAAGTTAGAGCTACAA AATTTTGGACTTTTTCGGGTGTCACCAATTCCTCATTCATTTTGACTTGGGTTGGAAACCCGGAAGATAAGTTGTACGTGGTTAGTTCCAGCCCGGACACTAGTGGTCCTCGCTCAACCAATGGTACAAGCGTGACCTTGAATAACTTGACACCTGGCATCACGTACCAAGTCAACGTCAGTTTCGTCGGCATTTCCACCAAGTCGACTTTGCTCTTTTCTTCCAATCAGATTACAG TTCCTGCCCCGCCTACAGCTTTGAGACAAACTCATTCCAATTTGACTTCTGTTCGTGTCACATGGGACCACGTCACTGGAGCGAAATATTATGAGGTCACAATAAACCTCTTCAGCGCAAAGGCGAGCGATCCCGTTACTGTTGTTAACCAATCGGATGTGGAATTTTTCGACCTAGAGGTCGGCCGTTACTATCAGTTTAAAGTGAGAGCGGTGAATTCAGCGGGAAAAAGTGGTTTTGCTGCATTGAGAGTTGAAACAG CCAAAGACACACCGAAGATCAAAGACATCTTATATCACCGAGAAAACTCCACCATTCGACTAGCATGGGATGCAGCCAAGCAAGCGGTAGAATATTTCGTCACTACTATAAACCTTAACACGTCGGCTGAAGTTTCCTATGACGTAGCAACGACGTCAGTTGTCCTGAGACCTCTATTGCACGGAGCGAGTTACGAGATTTATGTGCGAGGATTTTATGAAACCGGGTTATCCTCTGCCTCAAATATAGTGAAGCAAACTATAG TACCCGGGTTAGCCAACAACGTGACTTGGGATTCTTCTTTAAACGGATATGAGGTCACAGTAGAATGGGACCCAGTATATGGGGCTAACTCTTATGACGTCAATGTCTTTGTAAACGGAAGCGCTGAAAATCGATCGCTCATCGATAACAATTACGTCGTCACCGATATTTGTGGTGATGCAGAATATGAAGTCATTATCAGATCAAGAAACGTCGCCGGGCTTGGACCTCGTAAAAAAATTCAGTTTAAAGCAG GGCTCCTGTCGCCTGAGAGTCTCGAAGTAACCAACGTTACATCAACATCTATTGAGGCGAAATGGAACGGAGCAAAATGCGCATCGCGATTCGAG TTGAGAGCCACATCAGATGACGTGGCGCCTATAGACGTCTCCACAACAGTGCGAAAGGTTGTTGCAGAAGAACTGATGCCAGGAAGAAATTATTCTCTGGAAGTAAAAGCCTTGTACACATCCGGATGGAGTAATTTTTCGCAATCATTTTTACAAATCACAG GTGCCAGCAATCCACCTTTTCTTCAAGCTGACAACGTCACTAATTCATCTTTTGTCTTATCTTGGGAGAGGCAAGCAACCGTTTCAATGTACAG GATGCTTTTCGTGTCGGAAAACGAAAGCAAAACTGAAAATTTCAGCAGCAGTCAAAGGATTGCTACTTTGGACATGTTGCACCCAGTAAGATGGTACAATATCACCCTTTATTCCGTGTCGAACGTCGGTTCCCAGTttcaattgtttgttaataAGGAAAATGCCCCCGAAGTAGAAGTACTGACAG CCACTGACCCTCCAGTGGAAGTTTTGACACGTGACTTTCAAGTAACCAACGTCACAATTACGTGGAAGAAGGACGAAGATGCAGTGAAATATTATGTTGAAGTTACTTCGCACTTCGATGACGATCAAcctgtgaaaaaaatttatgaaagtAAAG aGAACGAACTCTTTGTGAGCGACCTAGATGCATCCGCTAGAGGTCACACCATCACGGTCCAAACAGTGAACAAACAGGGCAGGGTCAGCGCAAAGTCGGACGAAGTTTCTCTTCATAGCC CTCCCGCTTCAGTGGAACAGATTCCTTGGTGGCTGATGTTGATAGCGATTGCTGTTGGAGCATTTTTGCTTCTTCTTCTAATAATTGTCATCGTTGTACGCTGTCGCAGGCAAAAGAAG ATTTCGCAAGAATATGACGTTGAAGAAAGAGGAAGAAGGAGACGGGATGGACTTGCTTTGAGTGCGGTACCAAGAGAGCCTTCAATTACTAGTTCTAGTAGCGACACGCAACCAACTGAGGAGAACAAAGCTGAG AGGAGCAAAACAGAAGaggaaaaaatgaaagaagaagaaagtgaggaaaagaagaaaatggaAGAAGTTGGCGATGAAGTGGAAGATGAAGGAAACCCAGCGGTGAAAGATGTGAAGCGAAACAGGAACCTGGAAGACACGGGACGTTCTTTAGCTAAAACGAATCTCAGCTCTGGACTGGTCGCAAAGAAGCCAGTCATGAAAGACCGGCCAGCAATATTGAAAGTTGTAGCAGGAGATGATATAAACGTTGAGCTTGAAGTTGACGCAGTTAGAGCAAGGAATGAAAGGAAATCGTCTCTCGATCCTGTAGAGAAATCAGAAACGAAGCCATCAGGAAAGGAAGAGAATTGTGGTTCACAACCTGTTGAAGGAACTAGTAATTCCGGGGTTGGTTCTTCCGAAAATACTGGAACAGAAATAGAGAAGAAACACCAAGGCCAAAACGACGCTGATCAAATCATGTCCGATTTAGATATGGCGTTTAGAATGTTAGATGAGACGACGGACAGTCCAACTTCCACATTCTAG